The window CGCCGAGGACGCGGTAGGTGCGACCTGATCGTAAAGCTTGTCCAGCGACTCGCCGTACCAGGCGAACACATGGGCGGCGCCGGGGACGTCGATGTTGTAGGCATCCATCACTGGCTTGCCCATGTTCAGCGAATCCAGCAGCGCCAGCTCTTCGCGGTGCGCCAGCACCAGCTCGGACAGACGCAGCATCACCCGCTTGCGCTCGACCGGCGCCATCCGCGCCCACGGGCCTTCGTTGAAAGCTCGGCGCGCACTGCGTACGGCGAGTTCCACTTCCACTTCGCCACACGCGGCGACACGGGCAAGCAACTGATTCGTCGCCGGGTTGATCGAATCGAATGTTGCGCCCGAAGACGCAGCCACCTGCCGGCCATCGATCAAGGCTTTGTCAGAGAAGGTTTGCCGGGCAGCTCGTTGCTGCCAATAGTCGAGGTCGAACACGCTACGCTCCCTTTGCGACCGCCTGGGTGGTCGGGGTTGTTATCAGAGGTTGTAGAGATAGTGCGGCAACCGTGCGAAGAGGAAAATTATTAAAAATGTGCTCGGGGTATAAGAAAAAACTGGGTAAGCGCTGACCCAGTCCAGAACCCGCATAGGGTAAGGTTCAGTCAACAATCGGCGCGGCGACCATCCGGTCTTTCAGCGCAAAACAAAGCAGAACGAGGTGCGTGTGGCTTCCTATACATTGCGGCAACTCAAGTATTTCGTCACAACGGTAGAAGCCGGCAGCGTCGCTGAAGCCTCGCGGCAGCTGTACATCGCGCAGCCCTCGGTTTCCACGGCGATCAAGAGTCTGGAAGAGTCGTTCAACGTCCAGCTGTTCATTCGCCACCACGCCCAGGGCGTTTCGCTGACACCCACCGGCACGCGCTTCTACCACAAGGCGCAAGAGCTGCTGCGCATGGCCAGGGAGTTTGAACAGAATGCGCTGGCCGATAACGACACCGTGTCGGGACAGATCGACATCGGCTGCTTCGAAACCGTCGCTCCGCTGTACCTGCCGCAACTGATCGCAGGCTTTCGCAAGCTTTATCCGGGCGTGGACATTCGTATTCGCGATGGCGAGCAGCAGGAGTTGGTGCAAGGCTTGACCGCCGGCACTTTCGATGTGGCGTTCCTCTACGATCACGGGCTGGACGGCACCATCCAGACCACGCCGCTGATGCCACCGCAAAAGCCTTACGTGCTGTTGCCTGAAGGGCACCGCTTTGCCGACCAGAAAGAGGTATCGCTGCGGGACCTGTGCAGCGAGCCGATGATTCTGCTCGATGTGCAGCCGAGCCGGACCTACTTTGTGAGCCTGTTCCATGAACTGGAATTGACACCCAACATCGTGTTCAGCTCGCCTTCGATTGAGATGGTGCGGGGTATGGTCGGTCAGGGATTCGGCTTCTCGATCCTGGTCACCCGCCCGCATTCGGAATGCACTTACGATGGCAAGAAAGTGATCTCGGTGAACATCAAAGAGCCGGTCACCCTGTCCGGCCTGGCATCGGCCCATTTGAAACGCAGCCAACTGACCAAGCCTGCGCAGTTGTTCGTGGATTTTTGCCGCGAACAACTGAGCCAGAAAGTCGCGCCCTGAACAAATCAAAAGATCGCAGCCTTCGGCAGCTCCTACAGGGAAACGCATTCCCATGTAGGAGCTGCCGAAGGCTGCGATCTTTTAAGCAGTGCGACACAAATAGTCAGCCAATCGAACCAGCATCGCATCACAACCACTCAACTGCTCCAACGAAACAAACTCATCAGGCCTGTGCCCTTGATCCATGCTGCCCGGCCCACACACCACCGTGGGAATCCCGGCCTGATCAAACAACCCGCCCTCGGTGCCAAACGCGACCGTGCCAAACGCTGAAGAATTGCTCAACAGCGCCAGCAGCCGCGCCGCTTCACTCTCGGGCGGTGTCGCCAATCCGGGGTAAGCGCTCAGCGGCCGCAGACGAATGTCAGTGTCCGCCTGCACCGCACGCATCTTGGGCAACAGGTTTTCCTGAGCAAAGACCTGCAACTGATCCGCCACCTCTTGGGCATCGAAGTCCGGCAGTGCCCTGACCTCGAAATCGAACTCACATTCAGCGGGAACAATATTCAGCGCCCGGCCACCTTTGATCACCCCCGTTTGCACCGTCGAAAACGGCGGATCAAAACGCGAGTCATGGTGATCGGGATGCGCGAGTTGTTCACCGATCACGC of the Pseudomonas sp. MAG733B genome contains:
- a CDS encoding LysR family transcriptional regulator, whose product is MASYTLRQLKYFVTTVEAGSVAEASRQLYIAQPSVSTAIKSLEESFNVQLFIRHHAQGVSLTPTGTRFYHKAQELLRMAREFEQNALADNDTVSGQIDIGCFETVAPLYLPQLIAGFRKLYPGVDIRIRDGEQQELVQGLTAGTFDVAFLYDHGLDGTIQTTPLMPPQKPYVLLPEGHRFADQKEVSLRDLCSEPMILLDVQPSRTYFVSLFHELELTPNIVFSSPSIEMVRGMVGQGFGFSILVTRPHSECTYDGKKVISVNIKEPVTLSGLASAHLKRSQLTKPAQLFVDFCREQLSQKVAP